One window of the Chitinophaga niabensis genome contains the following:
- the eboE gene encoding metabolite traffic protein EboE, protein MQTPYGHLTYCTNIHAGENWGEHFSQLKTHIPAVKAKVSPDAPFGIGLRLSNLASLELSKEPALKEFQEWLKAEDCYVFTMNGFPYGGFHHEVVKDQVHTPDWTTAERVAYTIRLFRILASLLPAGMEGGISTSPLSYKYWLRCQEEHQSVMESATLNMLLVVEQLIKTHRGGGPLMHLDVEPEPDGMLENSKEYIDWYFQHLLPAGVIMFSDKFGMTEEEAIAAIKQHVQLCYDVCHFAVSYEDPLVVLERLHYFGLKTGKVQISAALKGILGKDGGRQATIAAFSEFNEPVYLHQVIARTTDNKKIHYPDMPQALADAENPAVEEWRAHYHVPVFVQDFGVLTSTRDDISRVLARQAAKPFSFHLEVETYTWEVLPAGLKQEMGTSIAREMKWVLQQLELS, encoded by the coding sequence ATGCAAACTCCATACGGACACCTCACGTATTGTACTAACATTCATGCAGGTGAAAACTGGGGAGAACATTTTTCTCAATTAAAAACACACATCCCTGCCGTAAAGGCCAAGGTGTCTCCTGATGCTCCATTCGGAATAGGCCTGCGGTTGAGTAACCTGGCTAGTCTTGAACTGTCCAAAGAACCAGCACTGAAAGAATTCCAGGAATGGCTGAAAGCGGAAGACTGTTACGTATTTACAATGAACGGTTTCCCTTACGGCGGATTTCATCATGAAGTGGTAAAAGACCAGGTGCATACACCGGATTGGACAACAGCGGAACGTGTGGCTTATACGATCCGGCTGTTCCGCATTCTCGCATCATTGTTGCCGGCAGGAATGGAAGGCGGTATCTCTACTTCTCCTTTATCTTACAAATACTGGCTGCGTTGCCAGGAAGAACATCAGTCGGTGATGGAAAGCGCTACACTGAACATGCTGCTGGTGGTAGAACAACTCATTAAAACACATCGCGGCGGCGGACCTTTGATGCACCTGGATGTAGAACCGGAGCCGGATGGCATGCTGGAGAATTCAAAAGAATATATCGATTGGTATTTCCAGCATCTGTTACCTGCCGGTGTGATCATGTTCAGCGATAAGTTTGGCATGACGGAGGAAGAAGCGATTGCGGCGATCAAACAACATGTGCAGCTGTGCTATGATGTTTGCCACTTTGCCGTGTCTTATGAAGATCCGCTGGTGGTATTGGAGCGTTTGCATTATTTCGGGTTGAAAACCGGGAAAGTACAGATCAGTGCGGCTTTGAAAGGTATCTTAGGAAAAGATGGCGGCAGGCAGGCTACCATTGCAGCATTTTCAGAGTTCAACGAACCGGTTTATTTACACCAGGTAATTGCCCGTACCACTGATAATAAAAAGATCCATTATCCGGATATGCCGCAGGCACTGGCAGATGCAGAGAATCCTGCAGTAGAAGAATGGCGCGCGCATTATCATGTGCCGGTGTTTGTGCAGGACTTTGGCGTGCTAACTTCCACCCGTGATGATATCAGCCGTGTTTTAGCACGGCAGGCAGCTAAACCTTTCAGTTTTCACCTGGAAGTGGAAACCTATACCTGGGAAGTACTGCCGGCTGGCTTAAAACAGGAAATGGGCACGTCTATTGCAAGAGAAATGAAGTGGGTTTTACAACAGTTAGAATTATCCTGA
- a CDS encoding 3-dehydroquinate synthase translates to MSYIQQSFSVQFEYKVFFTEKIFDTANTDFANFLESRAEKGIRKKLLFIVDDGVTKHHDYLQDQITAYFENIDGFELIQDIIVVPGGEASKNDLQLFYWLVNTLDQHAIDRHSYVVGIGGGSVLDLVGYVAAVSHRGVKHIRIPTTVLSQNDSGVGVKNGINYHGKKNFLGTFAPPAAVFNDAAFLSTLDERDWRSGMVEAVKVALIKDAGFFDWMESHAALLTQADPASLQYLIRRCAELHMAHIGGAGDPFESGSSRPLDFGHWSAHKLEQLTDFELRHGEAVSIGIALDSVYSWLTGMLDADSLDRIIKLLKELRLPLYHPLLEIEDDQSAIVAGLEEFREHLGGQLTISLLRAIGKGQEVHSIDLAILRKAVNMLRDKW, encoded by the coding sequence ATGTCGTACATTCAGCAGTCATTTAGTGTTCAGTTTGAATACAAGGTCTTCTTCACTGAAAAGATCTTTGATACCGCAAATACAGATTTTGCAAACTTCCTGGAATCACGTGCAGAGAAAGGCATCCGGAAGAAGTTATTATTTATTGTAGACGATGGTGTAACCAAACATCACGATTACCTGCAGGATCAGATCACCGCTTATTTTGAAAATATAGATGGTTTTGAACTGATCCAGGATATTATAGTAGTGCCTGGTGGAGAAGCCTCCAAAAATGATCTGCAATTATTTTACTGGCTGGTGAATACACTGGACCAGCATGCTATAGACCGTCATTCCTACGTAGTGGGTATTGGCGGAGGGTCTGTACTGGACCTGGTGGGTTATGTGGCAGCCGTGAGCCATCGCGGGGTTAAACATATCCGTATCCCTACCACTGTTCTTTCCCAGAATGATTCCGGTGTAGGTGTGAAGAATGGGATCAATTATCACGGTAAGAAAAACTTCCTCGGAACATTTGCACCGCCTGCTGCCGTATTTAATGATGCGGCTTTTCTTTCCACGCTGGATGAAAGGGATTGGCGTTCAGGCATGGTAGAAGCAGTTAAAGTAGCGTTGATAAAAGATGCGGGATTTTTTGACTGGATGGAATCACATGCAGCTTTACTAACGCAGGCAGATCCTGCCAGTTTGCAATACCTGATCCGCCGTTGTGCGGAATTACATATGGCACATATCGGAGGTGCGGGCGATCCGTTTGAAAGTGGATCTTCCCGTCCTTTGGATTTTGGCCACTGGAGTGCGCACAAACTGGAACAACTCACTGATTTTGAATTGCGCCATGGGGAAGCGGTTTCTATCGGCATAGCACTCGATAGTGTGTATTCCTGGTTAACAGGAATGCTGGATGCGGATTCGCTGGACCGTATCATCAAATTACTAAAAGAGTTGCGGCTCCCTTTATACCATCCGTTGCTGGAAATTGAAGATGATCAATCTGCGATTGTTGCCGGGCTGGAAGAGTTCAGAGAACATCTTGGCGGCCAATTGACCATCTCGCTGCTTCGTGCTATCGGCAAAGGGCAGGAAGTGCATTCGATCGACCTGGCGATTTTACGCAAGGCGGTAAATATGCTGCGCGATAAATGGTGA
- the eboC gene encoding UbiA-like protein EboC (EboC, a homolog the polyprenyltransferase UbiA, belongs to system of proteins involved in the trafficking of precursor metabolites to an extracytoplasmic compartment so that the biosynthesis of certain natural products, such as scytonemin, can be completed.) yields the protein MNYIFSKLIGYLRLMRPANILTAITDILAGIAISGFLATGLGDVQAILQVTCMAIATIGLYGGGVVFNDVFDAALDRVERPERPIPSGIISRTEAVVLGSYLLLLGVLAAFTVGELSGFLAIGIAVAALVYNKWGKHHNLLGPVNMGLCRGLNLLLGMSIIPQALEKYGWLAALPVLYIAAITMISRDEVHGGKKRTLMYAALGYGIVYTTIFVLGGLNHKFFEVIPFLLVFIWMIMRPLLAAMKEPTGPNIGKAVRGGIIGLIAMNAAWVAAFAPFPYALAVLVFLPLSFLLSKAFAVT from the coding sequence GTGAACTATATCTTCAGCAAACTGATCGGCTATTTGCGACTGATGCGACCCGCGAACATACTAACAGCTATAACAGATATACTGGCAGGGATTGCTATTTCAGGATTTTTGGCAACAGGTTTAGGGGATGTGCAAGCCATCCTGCAGGTTACCTGTATGGCCATTGCTACCATTGGCCTTTATGGTGGTGGCGTAGTTTTTAACGATGTTTTTGATGCAGCGCTGGACAGGGTGGAACGTCCTGAAAGGCCCATTCCCAGCGGAATTATCTCCCGTACAGAAGCGGTGGTTTTAGGGAGTTATTTGTTATTACTGGGTGTACTGGCTGCTTTCACTGTAGGGGAATTATCCGGCTTCCTGGCTATAGGCATTGCTGTGGCGGCTTTGGTATATAATAAATGGGGCAAACATCATAACCTGCTGGGACCTGTGAACATGGGGCTTTGCAGAGGATTGAACCTGTTGCTGGGCATGAGCATTATTCCGCAGGCCCTTGAAAAGTATGGCTGGCTGGCAGCGCTGCCGGTATTGTACATTGCTGCCATTACCATGATCAGCAGGGATGAAGTACATGGCGGAAAAAAACGAACATTGATGTATGCCGCACTGGGATACGGCATTGTATATACGACCATTTTTGTGCTGGGAGGATTGAATCACAAATTCTTTGAAGTGATCCCCTTCCTGCTGGTATTTATCTGGATGATCATGCGGCCTTTACTGGCTGCCATGAAAGAACCTACCGGGCCAAATATCGGAAAGGCAGTGCGGGGCGGCATTATTGGATTAATTGCCATGAATGCTGCATGGGTGGCTGCTTTTGCTCCTTTCCCCTATGCTTTGGCCGTATTGGTGTTCCTTCCGCTCTCCTTTTTGCTCTCCAAAGCCTTTGCGGTTACCTGA
- a CDS encoding TatD family hydrolase has translation MCCSAELTEKDLVPQSINPAYLEAIKGMRFFDPHVHMTSRTTDDYQAMADAGVVALIEPAFWLGQPRTGVDTFRDYYSSLVGWERFRSSQFGIKHYCTIGLNSKEANNEKLSEQVMEILPLFIYKEGVVGIGEIGFDDQTALEEKYYRAQLQLAKDAGLPVQIHTPHRDKKQGTQRSMDIAIEMGLDPYMVIVDHNNEETVKEVLDRGFWAAFTIYPFTKMGNERMVEIVKQYGTERIMVNSAADWGISDPLAVPKTAALMLERGIDKAAIELVTYRNAITAFAQSGQINEADFENVIPVDQSLKYNGSTVLRGGQQPRPNKQSTIIR, from the coding sequence ATGTGTTGTAGTGCTGAACTGACGGAAAAAGACCTGGTTCCCCAATCTATAAATCCTGCCTACCTGGAAGCCATAAAAGGCATGCGTTTTTTTGATCCGCATGTGCATATGACTTCCCGTACAACGGATGATTATCAGGCCATGGCGGATGCAGGGGTAGTTGCTTTGATAGAACCCGCATTCTGGTTAGGCCAGCCGAGGACCGGCGTGGATACTTTCCGGGATTATTATAGCAGCCTTGTTGGCTGGGAGCGTTTCCGCTCTTCGCAATTCGGGATCAAACATTATTGCACCATCGGATTGAACTCCAAAGAAGCGAATAATGAAAAACTGAGTGAGCAGGTGATGGAGATCTTACCGCTCTTCATTTATAAAGAAGGTGTGGTAGGTATCGGGGAGATAGGTTTCGATGATCAGACCGCGCTGGAAGAAAAATATTACCGTGCACAACTGCAACTGGCAAAGGATGCAGGGCTGCCGGTACAGATCCATACACCACACAGGGATAAAAAACAAGGTACACAACGCAGTATGGATATTGCGATTGAAATGGGCCTTGATCCTTACATGGTGATCGTAGATCATAATAATGAAGAAACGGTAAAAGAAGTACTGGACAGGGGTTTCTGGGCAGCCTTCACCATTTACCCTTTTACAAAAATGGGAAATGAAAGGATGGTAGAGATCGTGAAGCAATATGGAACAGAACGTATCATGGTAAATTCTGCTGCAGACTGGGGTATCAGCGATCCGCTGGCAGTGCCTAAAACAGCGGCATTGATGCTGGAACGCGGAATAGATAAAGCAGCGATAGAATTAGTCACTTACCGTAATGCCATCACGGCATTTGCACAAAGCGGCCAGATCAACGAAGCTGATTTTGAAAATGTTATTCCTGTTGACCAGAGCCTGAAATATAATGGCAGCACTGTTCTTCGGGGAGGCCAGCAACCAAGGCCCAATAAACAATCTACCATTATCCGGTAG